TGCTTGGAATCACGTTCGGCGACCAGTACGCTCGCGGGTTTTGAGTCAAGTACCCAAAGGTTATCGTGGCCATCAACATGCAATGCCTGCGCATTGACGAAGCGCTTTCGCTCATCGCCAGCGCTCGCATTCCAAGTGACATTCGGATAAGGCACCAACTTCCCATCAACCACCTCTGCAACAGAATATTTATAGTCTTCGGTTCGATTGGGGAAAGATGTAAAGATACGATTATCGGAGGACACACCCAGCCCAACAGCTCTTAACCTGCCAAAGTCAGCCACTGCAACAAGTTTTTTACTATGATAAGTCTCTGCACCAGACGCAGCACTCGCAAGAGGACTCAATATCGCCAGCAACAGGCAAGCAAATATTTTTACATTCATTACATCACCCTTAATGACTCACTAGGCGCAAAAATGGAAAACCAACTCCACCCCAAGTTATAGGCACGCGCACTTTACACGTAAAAATATTGTTATTTATCTAGACTAACGACTGGAGACCCGCAAGACTTTCATTGGTCCCTCGCGCTGACTTGCAACGGGTCGGCAATGACACGCAGCACCTGCTTGGCCTGACTCCTAGACCAAGACTGATAGTACTGAAACGTCTATCGCACTAACACCCGACAGCGCAGCAAACAGTTTCTCCATAAAATTGAAAATCAGACGCCATAGTGACTAGAGGCTGGGTAAAGCGCAAAAAACATGGGAACGGGCAAGCCCGCCCCCGCACTCGAGAAATCCCATCATCGGCATTGCCAAGGCGCCGACGCAGCCGGTTTTCCAGCCAAATGCGTTGGTCGCGGTGCAAGGCGCTCAGGCTGGGTTCGGCGGTGGTCGTTGGCGATACAACATCAGTCATGGCCAGCGAACCCTAGGCAGCGCGAGCGGCTCTCAAATGAGATTAATTCCATTAAATATCCCGCGCTGTACCCTATTCTTTTACCGGGTAGACAGGCGGAGCACCTACTGCCCATCGGGCAACACCGGCTTGCCCAGCTCACGCCTGGACGATATTGCCGCTGAGATTGAGCAAGCTCCCGGTCTGCAATGGGTTGTCGTGGCAGTAGCGATACGCCACGCGAAAAACGGTTTGTTCATTGCGCTCGTAGAGGTCCGGCATGTTCTGCTCGAACAACGGTGAACTGGTCCCGCTGCTTGAGTAAGAAAAATGCCCGTAGCTTGCGATAAGGGCACTTTCTTTAACCGATCAGCAGTTTGCCGGATGCTCAGACAGTCTGGCTCTACATCGACAATGGCTCAAAAAGCCCAACAGCCTGCTTCAACTAAGTTTCTCGCCTGCTTGGGGACTGACGCCAATAATGTCCGCCTGCTTGATCGGGCGCGTGCTTTTTACAAGAAAATCGGTGCACCGATTACCGGTAAGATCCACTGCAACAAAATATCGACCTGTTTGCTTGTTGAGCCTCACGACGGTATCGCCGATACGCCCTGTAAAGGCCTCCACCCATCGCAATGTTGTATTCGAACGCTTCGCCATTGCGCGCAGGTCAATTTTGTCCCTGCCACTCACAAAGTCCATGATCAGATCTGAACTCTGGAGAGTCGAATCGCTCGCGTTGTCGTAGGCGAACGTGTTGCGCCCTCCTATACCCCATAAATTATCCCCCCCACCTCCGCCCTTCAGGACGTTATCCGCCGAGTTGCCAATGAGGAGGTCATTGCCGAAACCGCCGATGGCATTTTCAATAATCACATCCCTATCTATCGTCACATTGCGGGTCTGGCCGCCAACGCTGGAGGCGGTGCCTGGCCGCAGGTCTATGGTCTGGTTATGTCTGAATCCCGAAAAATCGAACGTGTCATTGCCAGACTGGTCGCGCACAGAGAACCATGGGGCTTTACTGTAGGCACCCAAACTTGTATTGGAGTCGCCAGTATTGGAGTTGAAGCCATAGACAGTATCGTCACTAACAGGCTTGGGTTTAGGCGGCTCAGTGAATCGCCCCGGATTCTCTAGACACCTTGCAAGCTCATTGCGTAACGCTTTTCAAACTCTACCGGTGACAGCTGATTGTTGAAACCATGGCGGCGTTTTACGTTGTAGAACATCTCGATGTAATCAAACACATCACTCCGAGCATCTTCCCGCGTGGTGTAGATTTTTCGCTTGATCCGTTCCCGTTTCAGAAGCTGGAAAAAGCTCTCGGCCACGGCGTTGTCATGACAGTTGCCTCGGCGACTCATGCTGGCAACCAAATTGTTTGCCTTCAAAAAGCTGCGCCAATCGGAGCTGCTGTACTGGCTGCCTTGGTCGGAATGAACCATCACCTCTTGCTTCGGTTTACGCCTCCAAACCGCCATCAACAACGCATCAATAGCCAAATCACTGGTCATCTGCGACTTCATTGACCAGCCAACGACCTGCCGAGAAAACAGATCCAGTACCACCGCCAAATACAACCAGCCTTCATACGTACGAATGTACGTGATGTCGGTTACCCAAACCTTGTTGGGTTCCACAACATCGAACTGGCGCTTCAGCAAATTGGGTGAGACGACCGCTGGCTTACCGCCGTACTTTCCAGGGCGGCGTCGATAACCTGTCTGAGAACGCAGACCTTCAAGACGCATCAGCCTCGCCACACGATGACGACCACAATCCTCACCGACCTCGCGCAGATCGTCGTGGATTTTGCGATAGCCATAAACGCCACCGCTCTCCAACCAGGAATGCTTGATCAAACCCAGCAGTCGCTGGTCGTCTTTGGCGCGTACAGATTGCGGCTCAGACAGCCAGGCGTAATAACCGCTGGGATGGACTTTCAGCGTCAGGCAAAGCCGTCGAATCGAATAGTCGCCCGCGCGCTGCTTGATAAAGGCGTACTTCAGCCGCACTCCTTGGCAAAGTACGCGGCGGCCTTTTTTAATATGTCTCGCTCTTCAGTGACGCGCTTGAGTTCCGCTCGCAGACGACGTAGCTCAGCGTGCTGATCATCATCCTGCTGCCGTTCTTCTTGAGGTTTGCTGTAGCGCTTTATCCAGGCATAGAGGCTATGCGTCGACACGCCGAGACGGGCGGCTACCTCAGCGACAGGCAGCTTCTTTTCGGTCACTTGATTGACTGCTTGGATTTTGAATTCTTCGGGATAACGCGGGTTGCTCATGGCACCTCCTGATTGGCCTCATTTTAAGGCATGGAGGTGTCTACGAAACCCGGGGCGATTCATGCTTTAGCATCCTGATGGTTGTAACTCAGAACAATTTCCCCACGACGGCCCGAGAATCGCTCCACCACCGTCGCACTGGCAAGCTGGGCTTTGTGCAAGACTCCCGCTAAATCTATCTTGTCGGTGCCCGTTTCAAAGTCCAGGAGTTCATCGGGCCTTTCGAGCGTAGAGTCACTCGCGTGGTCATACACGAAGACATCTGCGCCACCACCCCCCAGTAATTTGTCTGCGCCGCCGCCGCCCTTGATTCGATTGCCCACGTGATTACCAATCAGATGGTCGTCTCCATGCCCACCAATGGCATTCTCTAGAACAACGCCCCTGGCAATCGAAATATTGCCTTTCAGCCCTCCAACATCAGAGAACGACTCGGCATTTAGGTTGATGACTTGAGACTGCCTGAAACCGGATAAGTCCAACGTATCGTTTCCGCCACCGTCCCATATGCTGAATACGGGAGCGTCATTGGCGGACTGAAGGCTCATGCTGGGTCGATCAGTATTGGAGTTGAACCCGTAGACGGTATCGCTACTGCGGGTGTTGTTGTTGCTACCATAATTTCCCTGCACAGCGCGAATATCATCCAGCATGGGGCCTGAGGGAAGTTCCCGGTCGAACCTGTGACCTGGTTGATGGGTCTCGGCCCAATAACTCATTGCGCTGCGGGCTTTGGTATCCTGTGCATACTCGGCGTTCTTTTCGTAGCCACCATCATTACTATTATAGTCACCCGGATGTTTAAGGCCGAGGGCATGCCCAAGTTCGTGAGCAGCTATATATGAAAAGCCATCACCGGCCTTTGGTGTATGCGATGCATACTTTGTTCCAATTGTCATCTTTACATTAGGGTGGTAATAATTAGGCAACTGCGTGACACCGCCGGAGGAATTCGGATCATTTACGATATCTATAGAACCGTCTGCCGCTTGGGTACCTACCTTGAAGGTTACATTGGTCACATCTTGCCAACACTGCAATGCATTAAGAATACTTGCTTTCTGCCCTGCCGAGTAACTAGGGTCGATCCTGACGGAAATTTCTATTTTTCCGTCTTGATTGCGATCATAAAACTTGAAACCACCACGGGTTAATTGTTCTGCCGCCTGGTCAGTGGAGAAAGATGGCTTTTCATTTGTCTTGCTGCCACTGGACGCGTCCAACATAGCCAAACGGGTACGCTGCGAATGACTTCCTACATTCATGGCAATTAAATCCTTCTTGATAAACTCAAATAGTTGCCCGGCAAACGCCTTGCCGAAAAACAAATATCCCACACAAGAAATACAGCCACCAATTGATTTATCTATCCAAATAAATCCAACTCATCATTTAAAACTTAGAAACAAATAACCAGAAACTATATAGCGATTATTTTTCAATGCTCAATATTAAATTACATATTAAATCCTAACTAACCGCAACACAGTATGCCGGCGTGATGCAACACCGACCCCATATAGGAGCCGGCCTGCGATGGCGGCAGAGCCGCCAATATATCTTCGGATCGCACCCCGCCTGCGCGAGCAGGCCCACGGGGAATCTCCCCTGGCAGAAGATATTGGCCACACCACAAAGCCCCTTAACCCATCACTACAATCCCCACCACCAACACCACCGGCCAGGCTAACATCGTGGCCCGCCATCCCAGGGGCGCGTGTCGCAGTTCCATAAACCCGTCGGCAATCACCCAGGCCTTGGCTACTGCGGCCAGCACCACCACCCACCACCAACCCGCAGCGCCGGACATGACGGTGCCCACACTCAGCAACACCAGCGCGCCCCAGCACGCCAGCAGCCTCACAACACGTACACCAACGGAAACAGCACCACCCACACCAAATCCACCATATGCCAATACAACACCCCGGACTCCAGCCCCGACTGGCGCCCCCGGCCCGTAAGCCCCGCGCCAGCAGCGCACCGCCAGCCAGGCGAGGATCACCATCCCCAGCAGTACATGCAAAAAAATGAAAACCGGTCAAAATCCAATACAGGGTGAAAAAAAGTACTGTGCTCCAGGCCCAGCCCCGCAGCGGCCAGGTGCCCGTACTCGCTGAGTTTGATCCACACATACACCAGCGCCACCAACAACCCCAGTACCAACAACCCAGCCGCCCGCCGCGAGCGGTCGGCGAGTGCTTGTTGCTGTGCCAACGCGGCGAGCAGGCCAGCCGTCAGCAGGCTCAGGGTCATTGCCAGGCCGGTGGATGTGTCCAGTTGTGCGCGGCCCTCGGCAAAGACCTGGGACCGTAACGTCTGGGTCACTGCAAAGGCTAGGATCAGAATTGCAAACACCGAGAGTTCGGCGAGGATGAAGAACCACATCGCCAGATCACCCGGCAAGCGCCGTTCAACTGAAGTGAACATCAACCACATCCATCAGGGCCGCGACGGTTTGCGGGTCGTCGCTCAGCGCTTCTGCCAGGCAGGCCATGCACGCCTCGCGTGGGGGCATGCCGGCGGCGATCAGGCGCGCGGTGAAGATCAGCAGGCGCGTAGAGGCCACCTCCTCCAGGTCATGCTGGTCAAGCCGGCGCAAGGCTTGCCCCAGGCGCACCACCTGGGCGGCCAGGGCGCTGTCGACCTGGGCTTCGCGGGCGACGATGCGCTCTTCTTCAAGTGTCGACGGATAGCCAAAGCGCATCGCCACAAAACGCTGGCGCGTGCTGGGCTTCATGCCCTTGAGCAGGTTCTGGTAACCGGGGTTATAGGACACCACCAACATGAACGACGGCGGCGCCTTGAGGACTTCGCCGGTGCGCTCCAGGAACAGCTCGCGACGGTCATCGGCCACCGGATGCAAGACCACGGCGGTGTCCTGGCGCGCCTCGACCACTTCGTCGAGGTAGCAGATGCCCCCTTCGCGCACCGCGCGGGTCAGCGGGCCGTCCTGCCACCAGGTGCCTTGGGCGCCGATCAGGTGTCGGCCAATCAGGTCGGCGGCGCTGAGGTCGTCGTGGCAGGCCACGGTATACAGCGGCAGTTGCAGACGGTGGGCCATGTGCTGCACGAAGCGGGTCTTGCCGCAACCGGTGGGCCCCTTGATCAGCACCGGCATGCGGTGGCGCCAGGCGTGTTCGAACAACTCGTGTTCGTTGTTGACGGCTTGATAGAAGGGTTCGGTCATGGCGCACCTTGCATGGGCAACGGGTTTGACGGTAACGCTACGGGGGCCTGCGACAACCTGGCAAGCCGTGCTCAAGGCAAACTTGATCGCCGTCAAGCGGTCATTCACCCACCGCGACATAGTCTCTGCTGGCACTAAGAACCTGCGTTCTAACCGGATCGCAAAGGTCTTGCCTGAGGAGATATGGAATGCTGACTCGCAACAAAACACCCTTCGTACTGACGCTGGCCAGGCTCAGTTGCGCGCTGGCCCTGGCCCTCTCAACGCAGGCCTTCGCGGCGGCTCCCGCACCGGCTGCCGCCATGGTCAAGAGCCCCGGCGCACCCGACTTGAGCCAAGCCGAGTTCGAGGCCTCCAAGCAGATCTACTTCGAGCGCTGCGCCGGTTGCCACGGTGTGTTGCGCAAGGGCGCCACCGGAAAGCCGCTGACCCCGGACATCACCCAGGCCCGGGGCCAGGCGTACCTGGAGGCCTTGATCACCTATGGCTCCCCCGCCGGCATGCCGAATTGGGGCACCTCCAATGCGCTGACCAAGACGCAGATCACCAGCATGGCCACCTTCATCCAGCACACCGCGCCGACGCCGCCGGAATGGGGCATGGCCGAAACCCTCAAGACCTGGAAGGTGCTGGTCAAACCCGAAGACCGCCCGAAGAAGCAACTCAACAAACTCAACCTGGAAAACCTGTTCTCCGTCACCCTGCGTGACGACGGCAAAATCGCCCTGATCGACGGCGACAGCAAGAAAATCGTCAAGCTCATCGACACCGGCTACGCCGTGCATATCTCGCGGATTTCCGCTTCGGGGCGCTACCTGCTGGTGATCGGCCGTGACGCCAAGATCGACATGATCGACCTGTGGCCCGTCGAGCCGACCAAAGTCGCCGAGATCAAGGTGGGCATCGAGGCCCGCTCGGTGGAGACCTCCAAGTTCAAGGGCTACGAAGACAAGTACGCGATCGCCGGTTCCTACTGGCCGCCGCAGTTCACCATCATGGACGGCGAGACCCTGGAGCCCAAGCAGATCGTCTCCACCCGTGGCATGACCGTAGACAAGCAGGAGTACCACCCAGAACCGCGTGTAGCGGCGATCATCGCCTCCCACGAATGGCCGGAGTTCATCGTCAACGTCAAGGAAACCGGCAAGGTGATGCTGGTCAACTACCAGGACATCAAGAACCTCACCATCACCACCATCGACGCCGCGCCGTTCCTGCATGACGGCGGTTGGGACAGCACCCACCGCTATTTCATGACGGCGGCGAACAACTCCAACAAGGTCGCGGTCATCGATTCCAAGGAGCGCAAGCTCACCGCCCTGGTGGATGTGGGCAAGACCCCGCACCCCGGTCGTGGCGCCAACTTTGTGCACCCGCAATATGGTCCGGTGTGGGCCACCAGCCACTTGGGTGACGGCGGTGTTTCGGTGATTGGTACCGACCCGGTCAAGCACCCGCAGTACGCCTGGAAGCAGGTGACATCGCTCAACGGCCAGGGCGGTGGCTCGCTGTTTATCAAGACCCACCCCAACTCGCGAAACCTCTACGTCGACACCACCCTCAACCCCGACACCAAGCTCAGCCAGTCGGTAGCCGTGTTCAACATCGACAAGCTCGACGCCGGCTACACCGTGCTGCCGATTGCCGAATGGTCCGGCATCAAGCAAGGCGCCCTGCGCGTGGTGCAGCCGGAATACAACAAGACGGGTGATGAAGTGTGGTTCTCGGTGTGGAACGGCCAGGAAGAGGAATCGGCGCTGGTCGTGGTCGATGACAAGACCCTCAAGCTCAAGAACGTGATCAGGGACAAACGCCTGATTACCCCGACCGGCAAGTTCAACGTTTACAACACCCAATTCGATATCTATTGAGCTTCATCAACAAGAGGCAACCCAATGAAAAATATCCTGCTTGCACTTGCGGCCCTGGGCGCAGCCTTGAGCCTGTCCACGGCCCTTGCCGAGGATGGTGCGGCGCTGTTCAAGAGCAAACCCTGCGCCGCCTGCCACACCGTCGACAGCAAGATGGTGGGGCCGGCGCTCAAGGACGTCGCGGCAAAAAATGCCGGGGTCAAGGACGCAGACAAGACCCTGGCCGGCCGTATCAAGAACGGCACCCAGGGTAACTGGGGACCGATTCCGATGCCGCCAAACCAAGTCACCGATGCCGAAGCCCTGACCCTCGCCCAATGGGTCTTGAGTCTGAAATAAGCACAAGGAGCACGCCATGCAAGTCTCGATGATCGGTTCGGCCATGGCGCTGCTCTTCCTCATTCCCGCGCCGGTGCATGGAGCACCGGCGCCTGCACGCCAGGTCCAGCTGGAACACCTGCTGATCCAGGACTGTGGGGCCTGCCACGGCCTGCACCTGACCGGCGGCCTGGGCCCGGCGCTGACGCCCCAAGCCCTGGCCGGGCAGACCCGCGACACCCTGATTGCCACCGTGACTTATGGCCGCCCTGCCCTGGCGATGCCCGGCTGGGCTCCGTTGCTCAATGCCGGCGAGATTGCCTGGCTGGTGGACCGCCTCCTGCAAGGAACCCCTGCGCCATGATCCGTCCCCTGCTTGCCTGCTTTGCCGGCCTGTTGCTCACCGCCTGTGCCCAACCACCGCTGCGCGGCACCGGCGACCTGGGCCTGGTGGTGGAACGTGCCAGCGGCAGCCTGCTGATTATCGACAGCAGCAATCAGGCGCGCCTGGCGCGGGTCGAGGGGCTGGGCGACCTGTCCCATGCCTCGGCGGTGTTTTCCCGGGACCAGCGCTACGCCTACCTGTTTGGCCGCGACGGCGGGTTGACCAAGGTTGACCTGCTGACCATGCGCATCGACCAACGCCTGATCCAGGGCGGCAACAGCATCGGCGGTGCGATCAGCCAGGACGGGCGCCTGATTGCGGTCTCCAACTACCAGCCGGGCGGGGTCAAGGTATTCGACGCGCAAACCCTCAAGCAGGTGGCCGATATCCCCGCCACGCCCCTGGCCGATGGCAAGCGCTCGCGGGTGGTGGGCCTGGTGGATGCGCCAGGGCAGCGCTTTGTGTTCAGCCTGTTCGACACCGATGAGATCTGGAGCGCCGATTTCAGCCAGGGCAACACCCCGGCCATCACCCGCTTCAGCGGTATTGGCCGCCAGCCCTATGACGCGTTGATCACCGCCGATGGCCGTTACTACATGGCCGGGTTGTTTGGCGAGGATGGCATGGCCCAGCTCGATCTGTGGCACCCCGAGCACGGGGTCAAGCGCGTGCTCGCCGACTACGGCCGCGGCCAGGAAAAACTGCCGGTGTACAAGATGCCGCACCTGGAAGGCTGGGCCGTAGCCGACAACCAAGCCTTCGTGCCCGCCGTAGGTCGCCACCAAGTGCTGGTGATGGACGCCCGCACCTGGCAACAGACCGCCGCCATCGCCGTGGCCGGCCAACCGATTTTTGTCACCGCGCGGCCCGACGGGCGCCAGTTGTGGGTCAACTTCGCCTACCCGGACAACGACCGGGTGCAGGTACTCGACACAGAAACCCATCAGGTGGTCGCGGACCTGCGTCCCGGCCCCGGGGTGTTGCACATGGAATTCACCGGGCGCGGTGAGCAGCTGTGGTTGTCGGTTCGCGACGGCCAACAGGTGCAGGTCTGGGATCCTTATCGTTTGACCTTGCTCAAGACCCTGCCGGCCGACAGCCCCAGCGGCATCTTCTTCAGCAGCCGCGCGCAAAAAATGGGGTATTGAGATGGAACTGGATGAACTGACCGAACGCCTGATCGACCGTTATCAACACGGCATGCCTCTGTGCGCCGAGCCTTACCTGGAGATGGCAGGCACCCTGGGCTGCAGCGAAAAAGAGTTGATGGCCTGCCTGCAACGCCTGGAACTGGCGGGCGCGCTGTCGCGGGTCGGGCCGGTATTCGATCACAGCCGCGCCGGCGCCAGTACCCTCGCCGCCCTGGCGGTGCCCGCCGAGCGCCTGGAGCAGGTGGCGGCGCGCATCAGCCGCTACCCGGAGGTCAATCACAACTACGCCCGCGAACATCACTACAACCTGTGGTTTGTGCTGACCGGGCCCAATCGCCGCCATCTGGAACAGATTCTGGAGGAGCTGGAAAAGGACACCGGCCTGGTCCCCCTGGACCTGCCAATGCTCACTTCCTACCGCATCGACCTGGGTTTTGCCCTGGGAGGCCGCCCGTGATCGCCCCGCTGAACCATGAACAATTGCTCGACCTGCGCCAGTGCCTGGAGCGTGGGCTGCCGCGCGTTTCGCGGCCCTATGAAGACCTCGCCGAGCAGATCGGCGCCCATCATTCGCAGGTGTTGAAGCAGATGCAGCAATGGCAGGACCAGGGCCTGTTCCGCCGCGTCGGCCTGGTGCTCAACCATCGCGCCCTGGGCTTTGCGGCCAATGCGATGCTGGTGCTCGACGTGCCCGATGCGCTGATCGACGAGGTCGGCCAGCGCCTGGGCCGCGCACCGGGCATCACCCTGTGCTACCAGCGGCCACGACGCTTGCCGCACTGGCGCTACAACCTGTTTTGCATGGTCCACGGCCGTGAGCGCGCAGCGGTGCAGGCGCAGATCCAGGCACTGCTGGACCAGCACATGCTCGGCGACCTGCCCCACCACCTACTGTTCAGCACGCGCATGTTCAAACAATGCGGCGGGCGTTTTGCACCGCCACCGTCACAGGTATGGGCCCATGGATGAACTCGACCGGCAGTTGATCAACCGTCTGCAACGGGGCCTGCCCCTGGTGCGTCACCCCTGGCAGGCCGTGGCGGCAGAGCTGCACAGCACGCCCGACGAGTTGCTCGACCGCCTGCACTTGTTGCTCGAAGACGGCGTACTGACGCGCTTCGGGCCGATGTTCGATATCGAACGCCTGGGCGGCGCGTTCACCCTCGCCGCCCTGGCGGTGCCCGAATCACGCTTTGAACAAGTGGCGGCGCAACTCAACGACCTGCCGCAAGTGGCCCACAACTACCGGCGCGAGCATCCCTGGAACATGTGGTTCGTGCTGGCCTGCCCTACCTGCGACGACCTCGCCCAGACCTTGGCCCATATTCACACCGTCACCGGGCTTGAGGTGCTTAACCTGCCCAAGGAGCAAACCTACCATGTCGGTCTGTACTTCCCGGTTTGACGAAACCCTGGCCCAACGCTTGATCCATTTGACCGAAGCCGGCCTGCCCCTGATTGAAGACCCCTGGACCTGGCTCGCCGAGCAACTGGGCATCAGCGTCGAATCCACCCTCGACCTGCTCAAGCGCCTGCAGGCGGAAGGCGCCATCCGCCGGATCGCCGCCGTGCCCAATCACTATCGCCTGGGCTACCGCCACAACGGCATGACCGTGTGGGATGTGTGCGATGAACAGATGCCGCGCCTGGGCGCACTGATCGGCGCCCAACCCTTTGTCAGCCACTGTTATCGCAGGCCTCGGCGCGCCGACTGGCCCTACAACCTGTTCGCCATGGTGCATGGGCGCAGCCGTGAGGAAATCGACAGCTACCGTGAACACCTGCGCTTTCTGCTGGGCGATGCCAGCCGGGCGGACGAGATGCTGGTGAGCAGTCGCATCCTGAAAAAAACCGGCCTGCGCTTGGCCTCTCCTCGCGCCTGTAGGAGCTGGCTGGCCAGCGAAGGGCGTGAACGATAACGCGGGCATCCTGGATGAACGTGTCGCCGGGGCGTTTTTCGCGAGCACGCTCGCTCCTACAACAAGGAACCTCTTATGCTTAGGATCAGTCATTACCTGCGCACCCTGGCCGGCCAATGCCCACCACCGCGCAGCGCCAAACCGGGCAGCCCGCGCGCACCGGTGGTGATCTGGAACCTGCTGCGCCGTTGCAACCTGACCTGCAAGCATTGCTATGCCACCAGCGCCGACAGTGTGTTTCGTGATGAACTGGACACCGAGGCGGCGTTGAAGGTGATCGATGATCTGCACGAGGCCGGGGTCAAGGTGTTGATTCTCTCGGGCGGCGAGCCACTGCTGCGCGAGGACCTGTTCCAACTCAGCGCCTATGCCCGCACCAAGGGCTTTTTCGTGGCGCTGTCGAGCAATGGCACGCTGATCGATGAAGGCAATATCCAACAGATTGCCGCGGCACGCTTTGACTACGTGGGCATCAGCATCGATGGCTTGAAGGCCACCCACGACGCCTTCCGCCAGTGCGAGGGCAGTTTCGAGCGTTCGATGCACGCCATCAACCTGTGCCGCCAGGCGGGGATTCGCGTCGGCCTGCGCACTACCCTGACCCAGGAAAATCACGCGCAGCTCCCACAACTGCTGGCCTTGATGCGTGAATACGATGTGCAGAAGTTCTACCTCTCGCACCTCAACTACAGCGGGCGCGGCAAACGCAGTCGGCAACTGGACGCCCACCAGCAGATGAGCCGCGACGCCATGCTGTTGCTTTTCCAGCAAGCCTGGGACGACATCCAGAATGGCGTGGCCAGCGACTTTGTCAGCGGCAACAACGACGCCGACGCCGTGCTGTTGCTGCAATGGGTACACCAGCACCTGCCGGAACACTACCCGCAACTCGAACACCTGCTGCATGCCTGGGGCGGCAATGCGTCGGGCAGTGGCATCGCCAATATCGACAACACCGGCGAAGTGCACCCGGACACTTACTGGTGGCAACACTCGGTGGGCAATGTGCGCCACACCTCGTTTCGCGAGATATGGCTGGAGCGCCCCGACCCGCTGCTGCTGCGCCTGCGCCAATACCCCCGCGAGATCGGTGGCCGTTGCACCGACTGCCGCTGGCTGGCCATCTGCAATGGCAACACGCGCACCCGCGCCTGGGCTGGCGGCGACCTCTGGGGCCCGGACCCCGGTTGCTACCTCAGCGACGCTGAAATCGCCCGTACGCCGCCCACCTTGATTCCTTGCTCGGCACGCTGAACCACTGGCCGGCTACCTGGTGAAACAACCGGGGGCCGGCAACCTGATGATGAACCAAGGAAGTCTCATGCACTCATCCCACGCGTTACCCCCCGTGCTGCACAGCCCCTTCCCCCCCCGGCGAAGTCGCCCTGGTCGGCGCCGGTCCCGGCGACCCGCGCCTGTTGACCCTGCGCGCCTGGAGTTTGTTGATGCAGGCCGATGCCGTGGTGTTCGACCGCCTGATCAGCGCCGAACTGCTGACCCTGATCCCGCTGACCTGTGCCCGGCACTATGTGGGCAAGGCTAGCGGTAATCACAGCCTGCCCCAGTCGCAGATCAACGAACTGCTGGCCGAACTGGCCCTGCAGGGGCAGCGGGTGGTGCGGCTCAAGGGCGGCGACCCGTTCGTGTTTGGCCGCGGTGCCGAAGAACTGGAATACCTGCTGGCGCAAGGCGTGTCGTGCCAGGTGGTGCCAGGCATCACGGCGGCCTCCGGTTGCAGCGCCTATGCGGGCATCCCACTGACCCACCGTGACGTGGTCAATTCGTGCCGCTTCGTCACCGGGCATTTGCAGCGCGACGGCGAATTGAAATTGCCCTGGGACAGCCTCGCCGACAGCACCCAGACCCTGGTGTTCTACATGGGCCTGTCGAACCTGGCGATGATCGCCGAACGCCTGATCGATGCCGGACTGCCCGCCGACACG
The Pseudomonas hygromyciniae genome window above contains:
- a CDS encoding M10 family metallopeptidase C-terminal domain-containing protein produces the protein MGAYSKAPWFSVRDQSGNDTFDFSGFRHNQTIDLRPGTASSVGGQTRNVTIDRDVIIENAIGGFGNDLLIGNSADNVLKGGGGGDNLWGIGGRNTFAYDNASDSTLQSSDLIMDFVSGRDKIDLRAMAKRSNTTLRWVEAFTGRIGDTVVRLNKQTGRYFVAVDLTGNRCTDFLVKSTRPIKQADIIGVSPQAGEKLS
- a CDS encoding IS3 family transposase (programmed frameshift), whose amino-acid sequence is MSNPRYPEEFKIQAVNQVTEKKLPVAEVAARLGVSTHSLYAWIKRYSKPQEERQQDDDQHAELRRLRAELKRVTEERDILKKGRRVLCQGVRLKYAFIKQRAGDYSIRRLCLTLKVHPSGYYAWLSEPQSVRAKDDQRLLGLIKHSWLESGGVYGYRKIHDDLREVGEDCGRHRVARLMRLEGLRSQTGYRRRPGKYGGKPAVVSPNLLKRQFDVVEPNKVWVTDITYIRTYEGWLYLAVVLDLFSRQVVGWSMKSQMTSDLAIDALLMAVWRRKPKQEVMVHSDQGSQYSSSDWRSFLKANNLVASMSRRGNCHDNAVAESFFQLLKRERIKRKIYTTREDARSDVFDYIEMFYNVKRRHGFNNQLSPVEFEKRYAMSLQGV
- a CDS encoding M10 family metallopeptidase C-terminal domain-containing protein encodes the protein MFFGKAFAGQLFEFIKKDLIAMNVGSHSQRTRLAMLDASSGSKTNEKPSFSTDQAAEQLTRGGFKFYDRNQDGKIEISVRIDPSYSAGQKASILNALQCWQDVTNVTFKVGTQAADGSIDIVNDPNSSGGVTQLPNYYHPNVKMTIGTKYASHTPKAGDGFSYIAAHELGHALGLKHPGDYNSNDGGYEKNAEYAQDTKARSAMSYWAETHQPGHRFDRELPSGPMLDDIRAVQGNYGSNNNTRSSDTVYGFNSNTDRPSMSLQSANDAPVFSIWDGGGNDTLDLSGFRQSQVINLNAESFSDVGGLKGNISIARGVVLENAIGGHGDDHLIGNHVGNRIKGGGGADKLLGGGGADVFVYDHASDSTLERPDELLDFETGTDKIDLAGVLHKAQLASATVVERFSGRRGEIVLSYNHQDAKA
- a CDS encoding cytochrome C oxidase subunit IV family protein, which translates into the protein MSGAAGWWWVVVLAAVAKAWVIADGFMELRHAPLGWRATMLAWPVVLVVGIVVMG
- a CDS encoding CbbQ/NirQ/NorQ/GpvN family protein, with amino-acid sequence MTEPFYQAVNNEHELFEHAWRHRMPVLIKGPTGCGKTRFVQHMAHRLQLPLYTVACHDDLSAADLIGRHLIGAQGTWWQDGPLTRAVREGGICYLDEVVEARQDTAVVLHPVADDRRELFLERTGEVLKAPPSFMLVVSYNPGYQNLLKGMKPSTRQRFVAMRFGYPSTLEEERIVAREAQVDSALAAQVVRLGQALRRLDQHDLEEVASTRLLIFTARLIAAGMPPREACMACLAEALSDDPQTVAALMDVVDVHFS